The segment CACCAAGAGCTAATATTTTTAATAGTGTCTATTTTGCATTAGCAAAGGAAGAGGATGTGCAAAACTCACAACTATCTATGATCTTGCAACGTTGCAAACTACATGCAGTGCCGGCCACATTGCATGTGCAAGTCACAAGCTTTGGGTAACCCTAGCAATGTTCACATGCACGTTGCTTTGAAACATCACTGCCTGAGGTGGTCATCTGACAGCGTTGTGTCAGTGCAGAGAGCCTCCTGAGTGTCACTTTTGCAGGAACTTTTCGGCATCCAtcctcagcagcagctgcacttTAAGGTTTCTTTCCCACAATGCTTCCTCCCCAGTGCAATCTTTCCCATACACCCACAAACCGAAACAAAACCAGACTGGAATTTTCTAGTGTCAGCTTAACCAGGCTATATGCCGATTCGAGGAAATCAGGAAGCCATTCAGGGACTGTTGACATCAAGATGCAGAAGCCACATTACAGAAGTTGTAGTGGACAGTTAGATCTGCATTATCCTTGATCAGCGACTCATTTTGATATAAGGAATGCACACTTGGGCCAGGTTCACTCTTCCCCTGCTTAGAGAAAACATGAAATAACCTCTGACACTTTGTCGAGACCTTTCTGACCTAATGATGACTTTGTCTGTAACGAAACACTAACATGTCCTCTTATCCCCATTCCTTGTTTTGCTCATTTGGGGCCAAATGCTGCATCAAAATGGGTGCCTACGTTCTGACCTAGGCATTTGATTGCAGTGCTCATATCAGAACAGGATTTGTTGCAGTAGCCAATGGCCCAGAGGGGTTGCCAGCCACTTACAAATCCAGGAGTGTTTCACttgttgggggggcaggggggaaaactGCATCATTcctgacagcagcagctctgtaaAGCCTGGGGTATATCTAGCTCCCTcttggtccttaatgggccaaatcctacGAGCCTTACTCCGTTCCCGcacagacaaaactcccactgacttcagtgcatagACACTACAGTGATGGTAAAGCCAGTGGGACTGGACTTCAGAAGCCTGCCTGACCTATCCCTAAACATTCTGCTACCCAGCACACAAACTGCTCTGCCCACTAGCGGAGCCAGTTGCAGTTCCCAACCAGGTAAAAGTAGTAGAAACGCCTTGTCCAGTTGATACACACCTCACCCTTCCCTCTAGACAAAGCTGGATCCAGATTTCCATAACTACTAGACGTTCTGTGTTACATGGACTAACCTGGCTCTGCGCATCAAGTGTTTCCTCCTCTCCCGGGCTCTCCTCGGCtccttctctcactggctcagcaTGGCAATGCTCTTTGTCCCATCTCCCAGCAAACCCAGCGGCATGGCAGCCTCCCTAAATAGTCCATCTGCAATACAGATGACTCAGTAAAAATTAGAAAGAAGGGGAAACCAGTGGGTAACAGCGCTTATTCgagacaaaggaaaaaaaaaagaggaagccacaaggggaaaaaaaaaaaaaaaagaacccagtGTCTGGAAGCACTTCACATCCCTATTGACTTGCTGAATaacagtctctctgtgcctcaatttccccatctgtatcaCACAATAACTCTGAGAAGCAGTTGAGGCTTCTTTATTTGATGGTTATAAGTATTACAGGAGTGCACAGGCACTAGAACGTCCAATCTCTTCAGTAAGAAACTTGCACAACAGCCATGTGGGAGAACGACAGCTTCTGAAGTAGGTTCTCAAGTTTCTAGGTCCAATGTTATAGGACAGGGGTCTTCAGGGACCGGAGGGGGGGAAATGATGAACAGAACtaatgctttcatttaaaaaaataaaacaaaacccacacaacTGGAGCTGTGACAGCCTTTCAGGTTAAACCTTGATCCCTTTAACTGCAGCCTTATCAACACACCAACACCTTTGTACCTGAATGCAGACAGGGACAAGAATTCTTTCTTGATGTAGAGCCACAGCAGGTGTGCCTGGGGTTGATGGGATAGACCATTATGACGCTTTCCCAAAGGGGGCTTCTAGTTTTGggtgcccactgacttcagtggtaatTGCGGGTACTTGGCCCTTGAAAAGAGTCAGGcccaaggtgtctcaagttggacaaagcaaggaatagaacccaggagtcctggctcctaggccCCAGCATGTGATGGGAGGGGCAGCACGGCAACAGTTGAAGGATTTTAAGCACGCACACAAATCATTTTGACTGTTCCTTTACGGAACTATTCCTGCTGTCATCACTGTTACAAGTCTTGAGTTCTGTGGGAAGAACAATTCAGAtgcctgattttaaaatgtccagagGAGTCGCACAACTCGATATTCCTGCCGTTAATGCAGCGTCACACAGCTTTGGATCAGCACCTCTCCCTGCTTTTGTTCTACAGGCTAAACTCCGAACAGCCTCATGCAGGGCTGTCAGAGCCCCTGCTCCTGGGCCTCTCAGCACAAGCCTCTGGTTGGAGCAAAACTGGTTGCAGTTTCTGCAACCCTGTGCTTCCTGCTGCGTACAAACCGCACGCGTAGCACATGCCTTCCAAGATATGCTTTGTGAAGATTTTGGGTGAGGCTGATCTGAAAGCAATGTGCTAAACTGATAGGCCTATCCACCTTGTGGGGCCTGCATCATGACAGTACTTCAGTGCCATCTGAAAGCATAAAAACCTGCCTCTATTTCCATGTTTTCTTGACAAATAAGAGGTTGCTCAGGAGCATTGGGTCTGCAGGTGTCGACTTGGTGCAGGTGTTGGCTGGCagtgatttttggtttttttgaagGAAATGGCATCAAAGTGTTTGAGGCAGAAGATATATAAACTCTAATTTGTTATAACCGCCGAAGATAGAGGCTCAACGTCAGACAAGAGAGGGCTGCAATAGTTTCGGATGACTTCACTTGGTTCCTAGGTGAAACTTTGCTTATTGATCATTTCTTCAGTTGTGTAATAGACAGATAGGTAAAGGACTCGCTAGCATGACTGATGCTCAGGGCTGAGCTGTAGCTGAAGTTTTCTTCATTTAATAACTAAGTTTCTGGCTCTTTCTATAAAATGGTTTTGGGAATTCCACTCTTGCGTCCTCCAATCTCCATTATGACAGAATCCAGGTGTTGGGTATGTTTGTAGCACAGCGGCGAAGGGGGTTACTTTTAAATCCAAACCACTGGAGAGACCTCCCTGACGGAGCCGCCTTTTGGTGCCAGCAAACAGGAGGGAATTTGTGCACACTATGCATTTACCGTCTCTGCAATAGAGCCTGAGGACAGCTTCCAGAATCAGTCCAAttctcccaccccaccacctGGTGGAGTACCACCTAGACCAAAGGTGTGGGCATCCCAGGTACCTGAATTATAGGGGACCATACTATGGAGCATCCCAACTCTATTCTCCCCCCATGCTCCATACCTTAGTCCTAGCTTGCCGGCCACATACCACACTCAACCCTCCAAGTGTGAGGGAGACAACCATGACATTCCAATTAACCCATTAAATAGGAGGCATTACAATGAGACCCCCTCACCAGAGACTGAGATCAGGTGCCGCACAGCAGCAGCCTGGCTAATCAACCCAGCAGGTGTCATTACCTAAGTGGCATTCACAAAGGCACATTGACTCCAGGGCATAAAGTCCTATGCCCCACTTAAGCCTCATGTTAACAGCTGTGTGGCAAGCAGTGCACACGGTTTCATGGCAAAGCTTGTGcctaggggtgaatttcatgcaGGAGGGTGGCTCGCACACGCTTTGGGAGGGGAAAACTTGCCTGAAATTCCCTTCTCTGGGTGTGATACAGGCTTAACATTTGAACAGCACCTTGGCCTACTGGGATTTAGCGACCCTGGAAAGCAGCACGCAGGTGTAGGGTGGGACAAAGCATTGCTGGCGAGGCCATGCTTCATAGCATCACTACAGCCTGAAATCACTGCTGTGCTCCTGGGAAATTAGAGCCACTCCAGTGTCTGCTCTTCCCCAGCATCTTTCATCCATGGAACTCAGACTTTACCAACTTTCATTCATTTAGCCTCAGCACTCCTGGGGGACAAAGATCCCGGCATTGCTGATGAGGAACTAGAGagagtgacatgcccaaggctGCACTGTAATTTGCAACAGAGCCAGGAAGGGGATCCTGTGCGACcaagtcctgtgccttaaccataagATCAACTAATTCCCACTCCCTCTCGGGTTCTATGTGAGCAAACAAACATCACCTTTCTTGTTGTCAAAGACTAAACACTTACAGGAAAGCACATTCAAATGAAACCTCTCCTGTTTGTGGGGCCAGAAATAACATGCCTAAatctttttaaatgagaaaaaaatataaCATTTATGTTTAATCAAACAGTCAGAATCATTCAGGTACAAAATAAATCCACTGATGATTCAACAGTATTTTCACTTCAGAACCAGTTAACTGTCAACCACAAGCACTGCCATAGCATTAAAAAAACCACAGACTCATGTTCTGAACTGAGAACAGACATTTATATAAATAGGCTCCAACACAGAAAACAAGCAAGCATTCATTTTTAATGCCTGTTTCCAATAGTCTTCTCCCACCTTTGTCCATGCTGCTGCCAGATTGTAAGAGTGTTAGAACAGAATCAGTGtgtcaagaaagaaaaaaaaaaaaaaaagacttccgtCTCTAACTTTCCCAGTTAGTGGTTTTAAACGAGAACTGTAGTAATAAACAGACTTGGCTAAGTGATGGGAAAAACAGTGCAACCATTTTCCTCTTCCCCAGAACTGCAGAGCCAGTTTATCTGAAGCATCACTGGTCAGTAGTGCAAGGAACAGCTGCTATTGCCACGTCTGAAAGCAAGCTTCATTCAGAGACTCCTGTAATAAGAACACATTCACCTCGTTAGTCACAGGACAGAGTTTCTAAAGCCATttaagaaaagaataaaaaagaaatgagaaCAACTCCATGAACTGAAGAGGGATCAAGGCAAAAAAAATCTTCTCACTTATTTGGTACCTGTCAACCAAAAGCTGTTGGTGTTTTTTAAGTTGATCAGACCACAGCATCTGTGTAATATGGTGTTAGCCCTGTGAATACAGGCAAGGAAACCGCTTGCCCTGCAGAGTCTCTATGGTAGAGACACGAAAAGCATCCAACTCCCCAGGCCCTCTGAGAACTAAATAACACTTATTTTGTCCAGCAGTGGCTTGTGGGTGATCCTACTCACATTAGAAGCACTGCTTGATGGAGACCATCTTCTGCACTCTATTTAAAAGTCCATCACTATGGCCACTgagaatttaaaaatagaaaacagcTGCCATTGCTAGTGCAGGACCTTCAGTGTCTTTGCTCCACTGTTGCAGAGTCAGCCAGACATCAGACAAAGCAGCCCAAGTGAACCCCCATCACCAGAACTCCGTAAGGCCATCAGCAAGGGGCACACAGTAGCCAAGGTGTAGAGAAGACACTAGGACAATGTTTAAGCTTTGCAGCAGGAGCCAATAGCTTTAAACACATCCTTCAGACATTCCTCTCCCCAAGAGCTCACTCCTCCTTACCTAAACAGTCAtcttctgtttggttttttttggttaaacTTGTCTTATCTTAGCAACCAATCGTGCAAAAATCTCACTATCAGTTGCAATGCCTCACGACCAATTCTCACCACTGACTGTACGGATTCTGGGTTGTTGAGTCCATATGACAGCGGGCCTGTGTCTCTAAAGCGGTCACAAATATAAatggaagggtaacaacctttgtGAACGCAGTAACATCAAATCCctcctgtaaggggttaatcagttgGCACCTGACCtgaaggaccaatgggggaaaagaagatactttcaaatggggggtggagggaaagagagagagaggttttgtttgtgctctttgtttttgttcCCTCTTAGAACAaagagaccaagcaggtaacccagctcctactgaaatgatacttgcatttccttgctattacacTTAAACTTACAGAAattgtgttagattatcttttgttttagcttgtgaattttccctatgctaagagggaggtttattcctgttcttttcctttgaagttgagcctagaggggaatcctgtgtgttttaaatctttttattaccctgtaaaattaccttccaccatgattttacagaggtgcttcttttacttttttctttctaataaagttcttcttttaagaacctgggTGGTTTTCAGGACACAAAccccaagggtctggtctgtgctcaccttgttaaCCTACTGGTTGGTAGATTAttttcaagcctccccaggaaagggggtgaaggggtttgggggaaTATTTGGGGACGGGGGGGTTAGGACTCCAAGTGGCCCCTTCCTGAATGTttatttaaatcacttggtggtggcagcaataccgtccaaggacaaggaaaggaatttgagccttggggaagtttttaacctaagctggtgaaATATAAAAGTTTAGTGGgtttttcatgcaggtccccacatctgtatcccagAGTTCAGGGTGGGGAAGCAACCCTGAcaaaaagcactgtataaatgtAGCATGCCTTGTAATTACGGTCTTTACGATCACGACTAAACAAGTGACTTCAGACCTGCATGCCCACAGGGAAGGCGAGACAGGCCTGTTTCAAACCACTGATATAGGCCTTGAGTCAGGATTTCCCAGCTATTTCTAAGCTGTGCCTCACACAAGTGACTCTCCAGATCTCTCTCCTCAAACGAGAAATAACGGCTTCACAGTGAAGTTACTAACACATTTCTCCACATGCTTCTCTCACATCCGCTTCCTCCTCTTCCTGAAGCGAGTACTTCTCCTAGTTCGCAGAACTCTGGCCTCACCCACGTCAGCGCCGGAGCCTGAGACCGACTGCTCAGCAggcgcttcacctccagcatccTGCAACAAACAGTGATAGGGCATTACTGCAGGCTGAAGATACTTGGGATCGCAGGAAGGACCGGAACCCTCTCCCCTCACAAATCATTCAGGGATTCTGGAAAGGCTgggaaagaatggaacaaaaataGCACTCTCTTTATTACCAGATCATTAAAAGCACGTGATGCCTGTTCCCCTCGATTACACAGCCGTGCCAGAAAGCATGTGTTCTCCAATAGTGAGGAACATTACATACAGAGTGTAGTAAAAATTCATCTAGCCAATGCTCAGGTGTTTCTTCCTGGGGACAGTAATACTGCAAGGATTCAAGCTGGAGCCCTGCTTTTACAGCAGctccctggctcacagcctctgcCTGGCTCCGTGGGAACGATTCCTCCTCCCACACATGGTGATTTTGCCACTGCAGCTGGGGGTTAGGCTGAGGCCCTGCTGAACATGGAGCTCCAGAGTGTCTCAAAGTGAAagactctcccccaccccaatgcagCCACCTGGACCATGTGCACATTCTGGCAGGTAAAGGGAATCCAGTCTGACTTCTCCCCATCAGCCCCCAGCTGCTGAAATGAAGCCACTCCAACTGAATGAAGGTGGGTGGGCGACAGGACCCGTAAGTCTTTGTCCACCCCTAGAGCAATTTGGGAGCTCTTCCTGGGTACGACCCACTGTGCTTAGCACCCCAGTATCAGCTTGTGGGGCTGACACGCAGGGGGCAAGCCTAGCTGCAGGTTCTTCCCTGAGGAGAAGAGGCGAAGCCGGCACTATTCTAACACCCTTCTTTGATCAGCTCTTCTAGGAAGGGACTGCCAGTGGCAACATAGGAACAACGGAATAAGGACCAGGAGGACCAGAGAATGAGGCATAGTCACCACCCACCCCTTTGGTGTTACGGAGCTTCACCAGGAACATCTCTCCCCCAAAACCCCTTCCATTGGACAGGCATAGAAGCATTTGGAAAACTCTAGTCTAGTCACACATGACGCTGTGGAGTAGGAACCTTACATTCTACATAGGGACACAGGTGCTCTTCCCCTTACATCCTGGAGATGCAAAGACCACCGTGTTACCTATCCACAATGTAAGGAATTCTCAGACACACCCAGTCCTGCTAACCCAAGCTTTCCTGGGAGAGGTAAGCAGCTGCAGGTCTTCCCCAAGCATCCTTCTGCTTTGCTCTACTGTAGTATTCACCAGCACAAGCCAAAAAAGAGGAGCTTTATGGGAAACGCCACCAATTCTGTACACAGGAGCTTTCAGAACAGCGCTAGAAACAGGGTTAGAAGTTAAGGATCATTGTGTTTTAACACTATAAAGAGAATTTAAGTTACTGAAAGTCTCTCTGAAGATTGCAACCAAGAAATGCACTATTGCGAAACCCTGTGCCATCATGGCTACCAACAGCCCTAACCAAATTCTCCAGATTCCCTCTGACAACCTTCTACAAAGCAGCTCTGGGTTTACATCTGCAGCCCTGTGAAAATCTAGGGGTACTGTAAACTAACCTGAGCTTCATATTTAACAGACCCAGAGACGCTGCAATGACTACGCTGTACCTACTGACTGGGTGCTCTGGGAAAGAGGGCTTTGGCATGGGTGGGAAGGAGTGGCACATAATCTGGGTCTAATGTTGCATGGAagcttgatcttttttttttttggtggggaggggggggaaggaggaggaggaggaggagaagagaggatCCGACTTCCATGGATGCAGGGTACTGCGTGAAGCAGGGAAACTTTCCCCTAGTTCTCAACCAGATAAATCCATGCTTactcaaaaaggaaaaaaaaaacaagttacaagccaaatcctggccccaccaaagtcaatggaagttttgccattaactccaAGAGGAACAATTCAATGCTTTGACTTTACCTGATCAGTGATGTCAGCATCCCCACTCCCATGGACAATGCCAGCTTTGCTATCCAAGGGTACTTCCGCTGGTCCTTTCCCACAGCTTTCTACCTCCATCAGTTCCTTGTCAGAGGACTCCTCTTTGTCACTCTCTGAACTCTGCTGCCAGCTGCTGGAGAGAGTCGTAGTCACAGAGGGAGGAGGCAAAGTTGCTAGGACGGCTGGGAGAGTAAATGCTGCTAAAAACCTGGCTTTCAGCAGGAGATAGGCAGGGTTATCGCTGAGTTTCTGCCACACCAGCGCTCTGACAGCTGGCAGATCAGCCCCAGCGCCCCCATCGTAGCGCTCTTCAGAGGTCCCGAGGCACGACACACACTGCTCCAGTGTCTTCTTCTGCAGAAGCAGCCTGGAGAGTGTTTTCAAGTTGCACAAGAAAGGTGGCAAGTAAGCCAAGCTGGTTTCCAGTGGGGGCACCGGGATGCCTTGCTTCCCTCTCAGCCACTCCTTCACCGAAGCCTCATCctcaagggagagaaggctgacATCCAGGAGGTTCTTTTCAGCACTGGGCATGGGCAGCCCAGGGGAGTTGTCCACTTTTGGGGTGCTCTGTGGCTTTGGGAAGATTGGCCTGTTCCTGGTTACCCGTGCACCAGGAGCGTCTGAGTTCTCTACTATGTTGTTACAGGCCAGAAGCTGATCCGGCCTTTGCACCAGGCTCCCTTCCAGCAGGATGTTTGGATTGGAGGCGGCTCCGGTGAGGGTACTGCAGTTAGTGCTCTCGCTCGGGGCAGGGAGACTTGGTGAGCAGAGCAGGTCAGTCCATTGAGTGCTTGCAGGAGGCTTTGCTTGGGGCAAcaccacagggctggggtgcagagctGCTCCTTCATCTGGAAGGCTTGCTGGAGTTGCACTCCTCTCTCCAGAGGAGTCAGACATCCTCGAGAGGCTGTTTAAAGATGCAGGAGCTGGAGGAGTCACCCTGGGCGAGTTGTGCCCAGGATCCAAACAGGTTACGGATGAGGAATGAGTGGAAGGGTTTAAGCAAACCGTCTTCCCTGAGGGTGCCCCTTCCACTAACTGTGGGCTCAGCACTTGTGTACTCGTGCACCCGATGGGAGGGTGACTTGCTTCAGGTGGCATCTGCGGCACTCTTGGGGCAGAGGTCTCTCCAGTCTGACTCTGATTTTTGGCAGCACTGCCTATGATCCCAGCTGCAGGCTGCTTCCCTTGGCTCTGAACACTCACCAATGCTTGTACCGAGGTGGGGATCAAACCCTGTTGCGTTACCACCCAGGTAATGGGCATGATGTTCTTGGGAACCACGTGAGACCTTCCCTGGGGAGCTAGGATAGCAGGCAATAGATTGACTGCATTCTGCTGTGACCTGATCAGTGCTGGGGCACAAGTCGtggatggggagggagaggttTCCTGGGGGCCTGACTTCATGGAGGCAGGGTTCAGAGAAATGGCTGAAGATGGCACCAATGCAATCCGCTGTGGCACAAAGGCATGGTTTTGCAAGACTACAGGTGCTGAGCTGCCACTGAATGCTTGAGCTTTCTTGCACCCCTGGGACAGGCCGTTCTCCCCTGCACCCATGGGTCTGGCCCGGGGAGCCTCACCTTTGGACACATCTCCCAAAGCTGCCTCACTGAGCTCTCTCTCGGAGGAGCAACTGCTCTCTGCAAattctggggctggagatgaatGGCTTCCGACAGGTTTGGGAGAGGAGACAGAAGCCATCACAGGAGTAAATGGAGGTAATGACACAGGTACACACGCTGCCTGAGCATTCCTGCTACCTGCCAATCCAGCTGTCTGAGGCTCACTTCCTCCTTGTGGGACAGGAACTACCTGCTGCACAGGGTGCTGGATTATCACAGAGGGTGAAACCAACACCTGGGGGGCAAGAATCACTGTTTTCTGCAAAGTTTTCTTAGCCCGGGACTCCCGcagcctcttctccctcagtAATTCTGAGACGGTTTTAGGCTTTTGCCTGGGAGTGGGAAGAGTAGGGCCATCTGTTGACACAGCTCCAGGTTTCTCCTTTGCTTTTAAGGCGATGGGTCTCCTGGCTCTTCCCTTTGCTGGGACCTTCCGGGAGCGGGGCTGTTCTGACAAGCCTACAGAAAGAAGAGATTCTATCAATGCTTTCAAAACTGAATGAGGCTTTAAAAGTTGCTCTCTAGCTATTAAAGCATAGGGTAACTTAACATGGTAAGTAACATACGACTGCCATTCATGCTAACAGGGAGCTCCAAGGGACTCTACGACAGAAAAGGTATCTAATCTGCACTGTTCTGAgggcctctttaaaaaaaaaagtgacactcAAATCCCAGTAATGAGGAGTGACTGCAACTATCATCCCAGGAGTCGTGTGCAGAACTTACCGACAGAACTATATACCATGGAAGGGAACGCCCCTCAATCAGGTCAATATAACACCAACATTCAGCACTGGTATTAGACCGTGCCAGGGTGCCAGAATACCCAGCCTTCAACAACACTACAGAGCTGATGTCCAGAGATGATGTCTCAGCATTGTTGGTCACCCTGTCCCACCAGAATCTTTGCCCTTCTTTATTAAATGGCATCTTTCTATGGCCAGTAATGGAATGATCAAATACCACCAGCTTAAAAGCCCCCAGAGAGTAAAATGAAAAGTGATTTTGTTCTTGAGGCTTTCATCACATTGAGAGTCGTATTAACCAATGATTAACTAAGCACAAGTCCCTGTATATTGTGAACATAAATGGAAGTGTTAGGGTAGGTACCTGAAGAGTTCTTGGAACTGCAGGAGGGCTgcaaaataaggaaacagattatGAATTGTGTTCTTGGGATATCTAGAGATCAGATACATGGCACTGAAGTAGACGGCACTCATATTGTGAGTACATCATTTCTCCAGATGTTTCTGGGAGAGCTTTGTACTCTAGCAGGAAAACAGGATTCTGGCAGGTATACGTTAGCACATTAGCAGGAAAATATCCTCAGGACACTGAAAACATGTCAGAAGTGGATCCCAATAAAACTAATGATGTCAGTGCAGTTATGCAGGTTGGATTTCTCCTATCTTCCTTTCTACTGACACCACATGCCTCTTTAGAGAGTTTGAGCAGCAAGTCCACAGGACTTGGcctagaacaggagtcagaactccaAGTAAGAGAGAGACAAACAATCCTCCTTGGTAGATGTTGCTGTTCTTGGAGCCAGTTGGCACCACTTTAATCATTTAGCCACAGAGCATCAGCTCGTGAAGGCAAGGGCCCAGCTGACCCTTTCATTACTGTGAACACCAACAGCAAAGATATCTTCACTATTTCCCCATTAGCTtccaggcactactgcaatacagatAAATAATTGTTTTATTGCCCGCACACAGTATGGCGGGGATGTGTGGGAGAGCCTCGTACCAGCTTTTGAAAAGAGAATCATCAGCAGCAGATCCAGCAAGCATAAGGTATCCAAAGCTTGGACCGTCTAGACAAGCTATTTAGCCAGTTGTAATTATAAATTCACAACAGCCACTTCCTCTTCTAATACAGCATTTCACTAGTAGATCTTACAGAGCTTTACATAGGTAAGTGACTTTTACTAATCTCATTTTATAGCTGAGGGAAAATGAGGTTAAGTGACTAACTCTTGGTGACCAGAGTCTAGTGACAGAACTGGACACCCAACCCAGGTCTCCCACTGCCCAATTCGGCACCCTATCCACTCAGCCACATTAACCCTGGTTTTAGTCTCTCCTCTGTGAGAAGTACAAAGCAGCAGCTGACAAACAGGATATATACAGCTTCCCTTAACACAAACAGTCGGTGATTTCCACCCAGGCACCCCGCACAATGGGACAGGGTTTGAAACACACACAGTACCTTCTGAAGTCGCCTTGTATTCCCAGCCATGGACCTGATGAGGTCTGACTGCCTCATCTTCCTCTCACGAATAACTTTCATGCAGCCACTAGTGTCAATCTGGAAGAGCTGCAAGGAGAAGAAAATCTTATGTTAAAGCTCAGCTCGGAAGAGAGGCATTCTGGGGGTGAAGGAGACGACACCCTGCAAACAGGAGACATTTCGTTTGAAGAATCTCAGGGCCTTTTTGTTGCCACTGGAAAGAAGCTAGGTAGTATTTGGTTCTTTGTAttgcaagatttatttttttaagctgaaTTTACAATCATGGCTTCTCTATGTGGGCCATATAAATACAGCAAGACGTAATCATTCGAGAGAAAAATAAGTGCCAGTGATGGATGTTAAATATCTATCAAATACAAGTATAAAAATAACTATGTTAAAACTCTGGAGTCCAGTTAATGCAGCAGTGCCCACCTGAATGAAGAGCGTGAACACTGGAGTGCTGTCCAGTGTGACTGTCTGAAGCTGTTCTTGAATAACAAGAGCTGGAAAAAAGAATCCAATGTAAAAAAAAGTTAAGTGAACATTCACATAGGTCTGCAGGTGGTTATGAGCAGCGCCCCTTCAATATTAACATTTGAGGGGCTGAATAACGACACTTGCAACTCACCCTGCTCTTATAAAA is part of the Gopherus flavomarginatus isolate rGopFla2 chromosome 17, rGopFla2.mat.asm, whole genome shotgun sequence genome and harbors:
- the SNAPC4 gene encoding snRNA-activating protein complex subunit 4 isoform X2; its protein translation is MAHYLGPAGDLLREREVMSPVDLHAEREKIRREIEELEKSLDPSIPSIEVLVSDSSLDSDSDVDDLDDDSDAHTEMEVEKEGGSSDDDNIDDNLPADPETCLQMNLVYQEVIQEKIEEVNLLIAQNKEQQKEIMYEVGGPKMAKAGDSKLLPLNIFLGHFMKPYFKDKVSGIGPPANEDTREKTAQGIKSFEELLIKKWKSREKSLLNKSVISDRLQRLLQPKLLKLNYLNQKLEKAKNEMEKKILEKQVKEAEREIEEINHLPEEALLGNRLDEHDWEKISNISFDGSRNAEELRKFWQNWEHPTINKREWNEEEIENLKEIAAKHNCLDWQTIAQELGTNRSAFQCLQKFQAYNKDFKRKEWTKEEDQMLLQLVQEMRVGSHIPYKKIAYYMEGRDSMQLLYRWTKRVDPNLKKGFWTPEEDAKLLAAVAKYGERDWYKIRTEVPGRSDAQCRDRYLNALHHDVKKGRWSLEEKEKLIELVDKHGVGHWTKIASELPHRTGSQCLSKWKALIGAKKKSRPRKRLQKRRRARRRSSTSSESSSEDSEPELMNSSEGEIDSPSGFRDTVPGLDLWIPTRTDPANCRKAKHLISSLYCSTSAYVKGRLKQVPATSAGGGRARIPTDSAGLSTILKGIRYSPSTDLNLKDPEELVKQASIRGEQVLKVTLEDVRRVLRRNTCSQRKCQDWLRKPYVPSSAVASGVTPGTSDDQVLQRLQNTKEKQYRRQREQFHRKNLERRLLMAVTPWVGNVLLPCTFRAERMASHQTKALVIQEQLQTVTLDSTPVFTLFIQLFQIDTSGCMKVIRERKMRQSDLIRSMAGNTRRLQKPSCSSKNSSGLSEQPRSRKVPAKGRARRPIALKAKEKPGAVSTDGPTLPTPRQKPKTVSELLREKRLRESRAKKTLQKTVILAPQVLVSPSVIIQHPVQQVVPVPQGGSEPQTAGLAGSRNAQAACVPVSLPPFTPVMASVSSPKPVGSHSSPAPEFAESSCSSERELSEAALGDVSKGEAPRARPMGAGENGLSQGCKKAQAFSGSSAPVVLQNHAFVPQRIALVPSSAISLNPASMKSGPQETSPSPSTTCAPALIRSQQNAVNLLPAILAPQGRSHVVPKNIMPITWVVTQQGLIPTSVQALVSVQSQGKQPAAGIIGSAAKNQSQTGETSAPRVPQMPPEASHPPIGCTSTQVLSPQLVEGAPSGKTVCLNPSTHSSSVTCLDPGHNSPRVTPPAPASLNSLSRMSDSSGERSATPASLPDEGAALHPSPVVLPQAKPPASTQWTDLLCSPSLPAPSESTNCSTLTGAASNPNILLEGSLVQRPDQLLACNNIVENSDAPGARVTRNRPIFPKPQSTPKVDNSPGLPMPSAEKNLLDVSLLSLEDEASVKEWLRGKQGIPVPPLETSLAYLPPFLCNLKTLSRLLLQKKTLEQCVSCLGTSEERYDGGAGADLPAVRALVWQKLSDNPAYLLLKARFLAAFTLPAVLATLPPPSVTTTLSSSWQQSSESDKEESSDKELMEVESCGKGPAEVPLDSKAGIVHGSGDADITDQDAGGEAPAEQSVSGSGADVGEARVLRTRRSTRFRKRRKRM